In a genomic window of Gossypium arboreum isolate Shixiya-1 chromosome 7, ASM2569848v2, whole genome shotgun sequence:
- the LOC108482966 gene encoding rho GDP-dissociation inhibitor 1-like yields MGLVDDNKNKEKEASEDEGGAARGGGRQMSDDSSFYTTDQEEDNDDESALQLGPQCSLKEQLEKDKDDESLRKWKEQLLGSVDINNIGETLDPEVKFLSVAIVSPERPDMVLSIPEDGKPQGLWFTLKEGSHYRLKFSFQVSNNIVSGLRYTNTVWKSGLRVFSTKDMIGTFSPQQEPYTHEMPEETAPSGFMARGSYTAKSKFLDDDNKCHLEINYTFDIRKDWASAD; encoded by the exons ATGGGGTTAGTTGATGACAACAAGAACAAGGAGAAGGAGGCAAGCGAGGATGAAGGAGGAGCTGCCAGGGGTGGTGGCAGACAAATGAGTGATGATTCCTCTTTCTATACCACTGATCAGGAGGAGGATAACGATGATGAGAGTGCACTTCAATTGGGTCCCCAGTGTAGTCTCAAGGAACAGCTTGAAAAAGATAAG GATGATGAGAGCTTAAGGAAATGGAAAGAACAGCTTCTCGGAAGTGTGGATATTAACAACATTGGAG AAACACTTGATCCTGAAGTAAAGTTCCTTAGCGTGGCCATCGTGTCGCCGGAAAGGCCAGACATGGTTCTTTCGATCCCTGAAGATGGAAAGCCCCAGGGCTTATGGTTTACACTGAAAGAAGGTAGCCATTATCGGTTGAAATTCTCCTTCCAAGTTAGCAACAACATTGTATCTGGTCTCAGGTACACAAATACCGTTTGGAAATCAGGTCTCAGGG TTTTCAGCACAAAAGATATGATTGGAACCTTTAGTCCTCAACAAGAGCCTTATACACATGAAATGCCAGAAGAGACTGCCCCTTCTGGTTTTATGGCTAGAGGATCATACACTGCAAAGTCAAAG TTCCTTGATGATGATAACAAGTGCCACTTGGAGATCAACTATACATTTGACATCCGTAAAGACTGGGCTTCAGCTGACTAA